One genomic window of Desulfonatronum thioautotrophicum includes the following:
- a CDS encoding catalase: MSDQRKPTTNDAGIPVSSDEFSLTVGADGPILLQDHYLIEQMANFNRERIPERQPHAKGSGAFGHFEVTQDVSAYTKAAVFQPGTKTDVLIRFSTVAGERGSPDTWRDPRGFALKFYTSDGNFDLVGNNIPIFFVRDPMKFQHFIRSQKRRADNGLRDHDMQWDFWTLSPETAHQVTLLMSDRGIPKTWRNMNGYGSHTYMWVNADGERFWVKYHFKTDQGNDFLTQEEADRIAGIDADYHRRDLFEAIKRGDYPTWTLKMQIMPFADAETYRFNPFDLTKVWPHGDYPLHEVGRLTLNRNPTDFHTEIEQAAFEPNSLVPGTGVSPDKMLLARLFSYADAHRARLGVNYKQIPVNRPKVSVQSYSKDGVMRIDNVTDPVYAPNSKGGPQADTQRYPEIAGWSVSGEFIRAAYTPRADDDDYVQPRALIRKVMDDAQRERLVSNAVGHLKKGVSEPVLQRAFEYWRNIDQEIGERIENGVKK; this comes from the coding sequence ATGAGCGATCAGCGAAAACCAACGACGAATGATGCAGGTATACCTGTCAGCAGTGACGAGTTTTCACTCACAGTTGGAGCGGATGGGCCCATTTTGCTGCAGGACCACTATCTCATCGAGCAGATGGCCAACTTCAACCGGGAGCGCATTCCCGAGCGCCAGCCGCATGCCAAGGGTTCCGGAGCTTTCGGACACTTCGAGGTGACCCAGGATGTCAGCGCGTATACAAAAGCCGCAGTATTCCAGCCGGGAACGAAGACGGATGTCCTGATCCGATTTTCCACCGTGGCCGGAGAGCGAGGCAGTCCGGACACCTGGCGGGATCCGCGTGGTTTCGCCCTGAAGTTTTACACCAGCGATGGCAACTTCGATCTGGTCGGGAACAACATCCCGATTTTTTTCGTGCGTGACCCCATGAAGTTTCAACACTTCATTCGCTCCCAAAAGCGACGTGCGGACAATGGTCTCCGCGATCACGACATGCAATGGGACTTCTGGACCCTGTCGCCCGAAACAGCGCATCAGGTAACGTTGCTGATGAGTGACCGCGGCATTCCGAAGACATGGCGGAACATGAACGGTTATGGGAGCCACACCTATATGTGGGTGAACGCCGATGGCGAGCGTTTCTGGGTGAAGTATCATTTTAAAACCGATCAGGGCAATGATTTTCTTACCCAGGAAGAGGCCGACCGCATCGCCGGAATCGATGCGGACTATCATCGTCGAGACCTGTTCGAGGCGATCAAGCGAGGGGATTACCCGACCTGGACGTTGAAGATGCAGATCATGCCCTTCGCGGACGCGGAAACCTACCGGTTCAACCCATTCGACCTGACCAAGGTCTGGCCCCATGGCGACTACCCGCTGCATGAGGTCGGCCGATTGACGCTGAACCGCAATCCCACGGATTTTCATACCGAGATTGAACAGGCGGCCTTCGAGCCAAACAGTCTTGTCCCGGGGACCGGGGTCAGTCCGGACAAAATGCTCCTTGCCAGGCTTTTTTCCTACGCCGATGCCCACCGCGCCCGCCTGGGCGTCAACTACAAGCAGATTCCGGTCAATCGACCCAAGGTTTCGGTACAGAGCTACAGCAAGGACGGGGTCATGCGCATCGATAACGTCACCGATCCCGTTTACGCCCCGAACTCAAAGGGTGGTCCCCAGGCAGATACGCAACGCTATCCGGAAATCGCGGGCTGGAGTGTCAGCGGGGAATTCATCCGTGCAGCGTACACCCCGCGTGCGGACGACGACGACTACGTTCAGCCCCGCGCCCTGATCCGCAAGGTCATGGATGATGCACAGCGGGAACGACTGGTCTCCAATGCTGTCGGACACCTCAAAAAAGGTGTCTCCGAACCCGTTCTGCAACGTGCGTTCGAATACTGGCGCAATATTGATCAGGAGATTGGTGAACGGATTGAAAATGGTGTGAAGAAGTAG
- a CDS encoding Druantia anti-phage system protein DruA: ILSMTQKRIAHDWMHCYQYAPVLIETFVETPRFPGTCYKAANWTWLGTTKGVGRLGNSHKPTLPQKNIWVYPLKKRFRQILCSNVQ, from the coding sequence GCATCTTGAGCATGACACAAAAAAGAATTGCCCATGACTGGATGCACTGCTATCAATATGCGCCCGTACTCATCGAAACCTTCGTGGAAACCCCAAGATTCCCGGGAACCTGCTACAAAGCTGCAAACTGGACTTGGCTGGGAACTACAAAAGGTGTCGGCAGGCTTGGAAACTCCCACAAACCAACTCTCCCCCAGAAAAACATTTGGGTTTATCCGCTCAAAAAAAGATTCCGGCAGATCCTTTGCTCAAATGTTCAGTAG